A window from Gossypium raimondii isolate GPD5lz chromosome 7, ASM2569854v1, whole genome shotgun sequence encodes these proteins:
- the LOC105791704 gene encoding UDP-glucose iridoid glucosyltransferase translates to MEKQAENSSRLVLVLYPFQGHINPMLQLATIFHAKGYSITIIHPEFNSPNPSNHPQFTFISVPDKLLESKVSLSPGDFMNLVLALNKNCAAPFKKCLKQMLDDEHPCERIAGVIYDGLMYFAQTVADDLGLPGISMRPTAAAMLLFAVIPQIEQESVFDRQIPELQPLELTQMVTSMSKSPTDAMTEVRAASLNAMKRSAGMIANSIEFLEHAALTKIGEHSPVPVFTIGPFHKLAPSSSSSLLQEEADCISWLDKQAPKSVIYVSFGSMASLSKQDIVEISWGLANSEQPFLWVIRPGLVLGSEGTELLPDGFLETVGDRGCIVKWAPQKEVLAHCAVGGFWTHCGWNSTLESVSEGVPMLCRPCFGDQFLNMRYICYIWKIGLELENELERGKIKGAIKTLLVNIEGKEMRNKAMEFKGKTELCLREGGSSSSSLDEFTKRILSV, encoded by the exons atggagaaacaAGCGGAAAACTCCAGCAGGTTGGTGCTTGTCTTATATCCATTTCAAGGCCATATAAATCCCATGCTCCAGCTAGCCACTATATTTCATGCAAAAGGCTACTCAATCACCATAATTCACCCTGAATTCAACTCTCCAAACCCTTCAAACCATCCTCAATTCACCTTCATATCCGTCCCAGATAAGCTGCTTGAGTCCAAAGTGTCCCTCTCACCCGGGGATTTTATGAATTTGGTTTTGGCTCTCAACAAGAACTGTGCAGCACCGTTTAAGAAATGCTTGAAACAAATGTTGGATGACGAGCATCCCTGTGAACGTATTGCTGGTGTAATATATGATGGTCTCATGTACTTCGCTCAAACGGTCGCCGATGATCTTGGTTTACCAGGCATTAGCATGCGTCCCACTGCTGCAGCAATGTTACTCTTTGCTGTTATTCCTCAAATTGAGCAAG AGTCCGTCTTTGACAGACAAATACCGGAGCTTCAACCCCTTGAGCTTACACAAATGGTTACATCTATGTCAAAGAGTCCAACGGACGCCATGACAGAGGTGAGAGCTGCTTCCTTAAATGCAATGAAGAGATCGGCCGGTATGATTGCCAACTCAATAGAATTCCTTGAACATGCAGCACTGACAAAGATTGGAGAACACTCTCCTGTTCCAGTTTTCACAATTGGCCCTTTTCACAAATTAGCTCCATCCAGTTCCAGCTCATTACTGCAGGAAGAAGCTGACTGCATTTCTTGGCTCGACAAGCAAGCCCCGAAATCTGTTATCTATGTCAGCTTTGGAAGCATGGCCAGCTTGAGTAAGCAAGACATTGTTGAGATATCTTGGGGGTTAGCCAACAGTGAACAGCCATTTTTGTGGGTGATTAGGCCTGGTTTGGTTCTTGGGTCCGAGGGCACGGAGCTGTTGCCAGATGGTTTCCTAGAGACAGTTGGGGACAGAGGTTGCATCGTCAAATGGGCACCTCAAAAGGAGGTGTTGGCGCATTGTGCAGTGGGCGGATTTTGGACTCACTGTGGATGGAATTCAACACTTGAGAGTGTCTCCGAAGGGGTACCGATGTTATGCAGGCCTTGTTTCGGGGACCAGTTTCTTAACATGAGGTACATCTGTTATATATGGAAGATAGGCCTGGAATTGGAGAATGAATTGGAGAGGGGAAAGATAAAAGGAGCTATAAAAACACTACTAGTCAATATAGAAGGAAAGGAGATGAGAAATAAAGCTATGGAATTTAAGGGGAAAACAGAACTTTGTCTAAGAGAAGGCGGCTCTTCATCGAGCTCCTTGGATGAGTTCACAAAGCGTATCTTATCCGTTTGA